GGCAGACCGGGTACGTTGAATGGAGCTGTCGACAACGGGAGCTCCGGATCGATGGAATAGGCCCAGCGAGCTCCCGCGTACTCATCGGAATATTTGAACGTCGTCGAAATCTGTCCCCTTGCAATGTGGAAGTACGCCGTACCAACGAATACCGCCGTTCCGCCATAGTCCGTCTCGACCCGGATCTGCTCACTCATCGACGAACCCTGTCTGGCAAGGATTCAGCAGAACGCAGTCTTCCGACATCGGTGCTCATTGGATCGAATGAGGCCGACACGTGGTCGAGCTGCCCCAGGGCCTGCATGACCGACATAACTGCCCCGATTGAGACCCCGGCGTCTCCTCGTTCAACCTTCTGCAGCGTCGATCGAGAGATGCCGGCCCGTTCTGCGACTTCGACGGCTTTGAGCGATTGCATGAGTCGCCACCGACGAATCGAAGTTCCAATCTCGGCGAGACGGCGATCCACAAGGCGTGTAACGCTCATCAACCCTCCTTATGAGTGCAATAACCACCATATACCGACTTACGGACTAGGATACGCGTCATTAATTCAACGGGCAATGCCGGTTCCGTGCAGATCGGGAACCGCTGCTGTGCGGATGGCCTCCAGAAAATCGCGGCATCTCCGTGAGCACACCGCTCTTGGTTGCCGTCGACGAACCGGGTAGAACTCTGCTGTGATGACCACCCCATCGACTATGAACACACGGACAACGATCTCCATGTCACCAGCCACGAGGCACTCCGACGCTTCCTCCACCTCCCCTGGTTGCTACCTGACGGGGGCCCAGCAACCCCGCGCCAGGTAGCTGGGCCCCCGCCAAGTAGCACCAACCACCACACAACCCACCCAACA
Above is a window of Brevibacterium siliguriense DNA encoding:
- a CDS encoding helix-turn-helix domain-containing protein; the encoded protein is MSVTRLVDRRLAEIGTSIRRWRLMQSLKAVEVAERAGISRSTLQKVERGDAGVSIGAVMSVMQALGQLDHVSASFDPMSTDVGRLRSAESLPDRVRR